In Silene latifolia isolate original U9 population chromosome X, ASM4854445v1, whole genome shotgun sequence, the following proteins share a genomic window:
- the LOC141617457 gene encoding uncharacterized protein LOC141617457 yields MKDTWSKAELAKAYVQYVVKLHGVPKDIVSDRDSRFLSKFWQELQSLMDAVVLGPEMIQEMVEQVQIIRQKMRASQDRQKSYADTRRSEISFEVGEKLRRYLSDPSHVLSPEVIEVDEQLSYLETPKEILDRKVRKTRNGETALVKVLWTNHNVEEATWETEASMRESYPHLFA; encoded by the exons atgaaagatacttggagtaaggctgAGTTGGCTAAGGCTTATGTGCAGTACGTGGTTAAGTTGCACGGTGTGCCTAAGGATATCGTCTCCGACAGAGATTCTAGGTTTCTATCCAAGTTCTGGCAAGAATTGCAGTCATTGATGG ACGCTGTCGTTTTGGGGCCAGAGATGattcaggagatggttgaacaggtacAGATTAtcaggcaaaagatgagagcttcTCAGGACAGACAGAAAAGCTATGCTGACACTAGGAGAAGTGAGATTTCTTTCGAGGTGGGAGAGAAG TTGCGGAGGTACCTgagcgatccatcacatgtgttgagTCCTGAGGTGATCGAGGTGGATGAGCAGTTGTCCTATTTGGAGACACCCAAGGAGATTCTGGACAGGAAGGTGAGGAAGACCAGGAATGGGGAGACAGCTTTGGTGAAAGTCTTGTGGACTAACCAcaatgttgaggaagctacatgggagactGAGGCTTCCATGAGGGAAAGCTATCCACACCTATTTGCATga